The DNA window GACGACGATGTCGGCGATGCGCTCGCCGGCGGCGCCGTCCCACAGCGGCGGCACCAGCCCGTGGGCCGGGCCACCACCGGCCAGCACGGCGTCCACGTGCTGGGTGAGGTCCTCGGTCGTGACCAGCCGGTTGGTGCCGTGGGTGATCGTGACCGGCCGCTCCGTGTTGGGCCGCAGCGTCAGGCAGGGGACACCGAGGACCGTCGTCTCCTCCTGGATGCCGCCGGAGTCGGTCACCACCAGCGTCGAGCCCTCCACGAGCCCGAGGAACTCCAGGTAGCCGAGCGGGTCGGTGGCATGCACCCGCGGGTGGTCGAACAGGCCCGACGCCGCCAGCTGCTGCCGGCCGCGCGGGTGCACGGGGAGCACGACGTCGATCCGGTCGCCGACCTCGCGCAGGGCGGTCACCATCCGGGCCAGGGTCGTGGGGTCGTCGACGTTGCCGGGCCGGTGCAGCGTGGCCACGGCGTACGTCGTGGGCAGGCTCAGTTCAGCCACCACGCGGGAGCCGTCGAACCGGTCGCGCAGCCGCAGCAGCGTGTCGATCATCGGGTTGCCGACGAAGTGGAGCCGGTCCGGGTCCACGCCCTCGCGGGCGAGGTGCACGAGCGCGTCGGCGCTGGTCACGAGCAGGACATCACTCAGGCGGTCGGTGACGACCCGGTTGACCTCCTCGGGCATCGTCCAGTCGAAGCTGCGCAGGCCGGCCTCGACATGGGCGACCCGGATCCCGAGCTTCGAGGCCACCAGCGCCGCCGCCAGCGTCGAGTTCACGTCGCCGTACACGACCACCAGGTCGGGGCGCTCCTCGAGGAAGACGGTCTCCAGGGCGGTCATCATCGCGGCCGTCTGCGCAGCGTGCGAGCCGGAGCCGATGCCGAGGTTCAGGTCCGGCTCGGGCAGCCCGAGCTCCTGGAAGAAGACCTCCGACATGTTGCGGTCGTAGTGCTGACCGGTGTGGACCAGGAGCTGCCGGACACCCCGTCGCTCGAGGGCGGCGATCACCGGCGCGGCCTTCGGGAAGTTCGGTCGGGCACCCGTGACGTGCAGGACCAGCGCGGACATGCGTTCCTCTCGACGGACGGTCCCTCGGGCGGACGGGGCGTGAGAGCCTTGCCGTGGTTGGGCCTCGAGGAGCGGACAGAGCAGT is part of the Nocardioides conyzicola genome and encodes:
- the wecB gene encoding non-hydrolyzing UDP-N-acetylglucosamine 2-epimerase, whose protein sequence is MSALVLHVTGARPNFPKAAPVIAALERRGVRQLLVHTGQHYDRNMSEVFFQELGLPEPDLNLGIGSGSHAAQTAAMMTALETVFLEERPDLVVVYGDVNSTLAAALVASKLGIRVAHVEAGLRSFDWTMPEEVNRVVTDRLSDVLLVTSADALVHLAREGVDPDRLHFVGNPMIDTLLRLRDRFDGSRVVAELSLPTTYAVATLHRPGNVDDPTTLARMVTALREVGDRIDVVLPVHPRGRQQLAASGLFDHPRVHATDPLGYLEFLGLVEGSTLVVTDSGGIQEETTVLGVPCLTLRPNTERPVTITHGTNRLVTTEDLTQHVDAVLAGGGPAHGLVPPLWDGAAGERIADIVVAGLPG